One genomic window of Angustibacter sp. Root456 includes the following:
- a CDS encoding thioesterase family protein, with product MTAAPRDVPPRTDFTVWWPTQTRWADNDQYGHANNVVYYSWFDTAVNGLLMQRLGSDVRDLPAIGVVAETSCRYLAQVGFPQALEVGIAVERLGTSSVTYRLAVFRVGAADPAAVGRFVHVYVDPGTRRPVPVPQAVRDALADLTSSASNG from the coding sequence ATGACCGCTGCCCCGCGTGACGTCCCCCCGCGCACGGACTTCACCGTGTGGTGGCCGACGCAGACGCGGTGGGCCGACAACGACCAGTACGGCCATGCCAACAACGTCGTCTACTACTCGTGGTTCGACACCGCGGTGAACGGCCTGCTGATGCAACGGCTCGGCAGCGACGTCCGCGACCTGCCGGCGATCGGCGTCGTCGCGGAGACGTCCTGCCGCTACCTGGCGCAGGTGGGCTTCCCGCAGGCGCTGGAGGTCGGGATCGCCGTCGAGCGGCTCGGCACGAGCAGCGTGACCTACCGCCTCGCGGTGTTCCGGGTCGGCGCGGCCGACCCTGCCGCGGTGGGCCGCTTCGTGCACGTGTACGTCGACCCCGGCACGCGGCGTCCGGTGCCTGTGCCGCAGGCGGTGCGTGACGCGCTCGCCGACCTCACCAGTTCTGCATCGAACGGCTGA
- a CDS encoding sensor histidine kinase codes for MEAVTVSAVPALTAPGSHASTPQSASPRSEGLPRTAAAIAVTAWGVVVLALVILVTARPPLTVDLWFFVVDAMVGCVYGLVAGIVLSRRRHAVPGVLAVTALGGAATAFAFAYGSLGMRYTGLPLVEQVLRLNGVAWVPGTLGLFLVVPWLVRDHRLGLGARAGLGLGVAVTVTFTVTSALDSPVPIAPLAAATVAVGLIAAADTTWRWARGPLSERVGLGWLAIGTAIMALSFVPLAVPAAERLPIWSVPVLHLLAQAFFPAAVLVAVLRQRMWGIDLSISRAVLGGVLTVVLVVVYVVVAAVIARLVPGQGASQVAAAAAVAVAVQPSRLWLQRRVQRLVHGEAADPQRAVRRLGAQLGSAQTTDELLDGLVASVAEALRLESAELVTADGVTASRGVATAAPDVVRLRHRAADVGELRVTAPAGEALDVRSRRALDELAAVVAAGVALARASRDLDDARDRLTTVRLQERRVIRRELHDGLGPSLAGIRLGLQAARNVVETDPAAAAELLATLQAELDHQVEDVRQLSRSLLPPVLDELGLAAALDDLAQRQREGGLEVRLDCSVPSDLPRDVAAAVYGVVAEAVTNVVRHAAAGRCWVAVGVVDDELVALVEDDGTGVAASAVAGVGTTSMRERAEEQGGTLTIEPRAPRGTSVRAQLPLSLA; via the coding sequence ATGGAGGCCGTCACCGTGAGCGCCGTCCCCGCGCTCACCGCGCCGGGTTCGCACGCTTCGACCCCTCAGTCCGCTTCGCCGCGGTCGGAGGGCCTGCCCCGCACGGCGGCTGCGATCGCAGTCACCGCGTGGGGCGTCGTCGTGCTCGCGCTCGTCATCCTCGTCACCGCGCGCCCGCCACTCACCGTTGACCTGTGGTTCTTCGTCGTCGACGCGATGGTGGGCTGCGTCTACGGCCTCGTGGCGGGGATCGTGCTCTCCCGACGTCGCCACGCCGTTCCCGGTGTGCTCGCGGTGACCGCGCTCGGTGGCGCGGCCACGGCGTTCGCCTTCGCCTACGGATCGCTCGGGATGCGGTACACCGGGCTCCCGCTGGTCGAGCAGGTGCTGCGGCTCAACGGGGTCGCCTGGGTGCCGGGCACGCTCGGCCTGTTCCTCGTCGTGCCCTGGCTGGTGCGCGACCACCGGCTCGGTCTGGGCGCCCGCGCCGGGCTCGGGCTCGGCGTGGCGGTCACCGTGACCTTCACCGTGACCTCGGCCCTCGACTCCCCGGTGCCCATCGCGCCGCTGGCTGCCGCCACGGTGGCCGTCGGGCTGATCGCGGCGGCGGACACCACCTGGCGCTGGGCGCGCGGGCCGCTCAGCGAGCGGGTGGGCCTCGGGTGGCTCGCCATCGGCACCGCGATCATGGCGTTGTCGTTCGTGCCCCTCGCCGTGCCCGCCGCCGAGCGGCTGCCGATCTGGTCGGTGCCGGTGCTGCACCTGCTGGCCCAGGCGTTCTTCCCCGCTGCCGTCCTCGTCGCCGTTCTGCGGCAACGGATGTGGGGTATCGACCTCAGCATCAGCCGGGCCGTGCTGGGTGGCGTGCTGACCGTCGTCCTCGTGGTCGTCTACGTCGTCGTCGCGGCCGTGATCGCCCGGCTGGTGCCGGGTCAGGGGGCGAGCCAGGTCGCGGCCGCGGCGGCGGTAGCGGTCGCCGTGCAGCCCTCGCGCCTGTGGCTTCAGCGCCGGGTGCAGCGGCTCGTGCACGGCGAGGCGGCCGACCCCCAGCGGGCCGTGCGTCGCCTCGGTGCGCAGCTGGGGTCGGCGCAGACCACCGACGAGCTGCTCGACGGGCTGGTCGCCAGCGTCGCCGAGGCGCTGCGGCTCGAGTCGGCCGAGCTCGTGACAGCGGACGGCGTGACCGCCTCGCGTGGCGTGGCGACCGCCGCACCGGACGTCGTCCGGCTGAGGCACCGCGCCGCGGATGTCGGCGAGCTGCGGGTCACGGCCCCCGCCGGCGAGGCCCTCGACGTCCGCTCCCGTCGCGCGCTCGACGAGCTCGCCGCCGTCGTCGCGGCGGGAGTCGCGCTGGCGCGGGCCTCGCGCGACCTCGACGACGCGCGCGACCGGCTCACCACGGTGCGGCTGCAGGAGCGCCGGGTGATCCGTCGCGAGCTGCACGACGGGCTGGGGCCGTCGCTGGCCGGCATCCGGCTCGGCCTGCAGGCGGCGCGCAACGTCGTCGAGACCGACCCGGCCGCCGCGGCCGAGCTGCTGGCCACCCTGCAGGCTGAGCTCGACCACCAGGTCGAGGACGTCCGTCAGCTCTCGCGCAGCCTGCTGCCACCGGTGCTCGACGAGCTCGGCCTCGCCGCGGCGCTCGACGACCTCGCCCAGCGCCAGCGCGAGGGCGGCCTCGAGGTGCGGCTCGACTGCAGCGTGCCCTCGGACCTGCCTCGCGACGTCGCCGCAGCGGTCTACGGCGTCGTGGCCGAGGCGGTCACGAACGTCGTGCGGCACGCAGCGGCGGGGCGGTGCTGGGTGGCCGTCGGCGTCGTCGACGACGAGCTCGTCGCCCTGGTCGAGGACGACGGCACCGGCGTTGCGGCGTCGGCCGTCGCAGGCGTCGGCACGACGTCGATGCGCGAGCGCGCCGAGGAGCAGGGCGGCACGCTGACCATCGAGCCGCGGGCGCCTCGGGGCACGTCCGTTCGCGCGCAGCTCCCGCTGAGCCTCGCGTGA
- a CDS encoding DnaJ C-terminal domain-containing protein, with protein MAGQDWFEKDFYATLGVAKDADESAIKKAYRKLARKHHPDANAGNDEKFKEIGEAYAVLSDPEQRQQYDAIRAMSHGGARFAPGGAGGNGGFEDLFGGLFGGAGGPGAGAGGGRRMRFDTGGQAVDLEDLLRGMGGGGGGFGGFGGTRGPRRGADLNATTTIPFRDAVTGSTVTLRAPDGGTVTTRIPAGVRDGQKIRLRGKGGVGDAGAERGDMFITVAVTPDPVFGRQGDNLTVTVPVSFDEAALGAQIEVPTLGAEGAVATVRVKVPAGTPSGRVLRVKGRGVHRGKTTGDLLVTVQVAVPQRLSDEARAAVEAYAAATSGDDPRAELMARAAKGRG; from the coding sequence GTGGCCGGGCAGGACTGGTTCGAGAAGGACTTCTACGCGACGCTCGGCGTCGCGAAGGACGCCGACGAGTCGGCGATCAAGAAGGCGTACCGCAAGCTGGCGCGCAAGCACCACCCCGATGCCAACGCGGGCAACGACGAGAAGTTCAAGGAGATCGGCGAGGCCTACGCGGTGCTCTCCGACCCTGAGCAGCGCCAGCAGTACGACGCCATCCGCGCGATGTCGCACGGCGGCGCCCGGTTCGCCCCGGGCGGCGCCGGCGGCAACGGTGGGTTCGAGGACCTCTTCGGCGGCCTCTTCGGCGGGGCGGGGGGACCCGGCGCTGGCGCCGGCGGCGGCCGTCGGATGCGGTTCGACACCGGCGGTCAGGCCGTCGACCTCGAGGACCTCCTGCGCGGCATGGGTGGTGGCGGTGGAGGCTTCGGCGGGTTCGGTGGCACGCGCGGCCCCCGACGCGGCGCCGACCTCAACGCCACCACGACCATCCCGTTCCGCGACGCGGTCACCGGCTCCACGGTGACGCTGCGCGCGCCGGACGGCGGCACCGTGACGACCCGCATCCCGGCCGGCGTGCGCGACGGTCAGAAGATCAGGCTGCGCGGCAAGGGAGGCGTCGGCGACGCCGGTGCCGAGCGCGGCGACATGTTCATCACCGTGGCGGTCACGCCCGACCCGGTGTTCGGCCGCCAGGGCGACAACCTCACGGTCACCGTGCCGGTGTCGTTCGACGAGGCGGCGCTCGGCGCGCAGATCGAGGTGCCGACGCTCGGTGCTGAAGGTGCTGTGGCGACGGTGCGGGTCAAGGTGCCGGCGGGGACGCCGTCCGGCCGGGTGCTGCGGGTCAAGGGTCGCGGCGTGCATCGCGGCAAGACCACCGGCGACCTGCTCGTCACGGTCCAGGTCGCTGTGCCGCAACGGTTGAGCGACGAGGCACGGGCCGCCGTCGAGGCCTACGCCGCCGCGACCTCGGGTGACGACCCGCGGGCCGAGCTCATGGCCCGCGCGGCGAAGGGTCGCGGCTGA
- the grpE gene encoding nucleotide exchange factor GrpE, whose amino-acid sequence MANETEVEAPLEAPSGLTPDQDLAAERLADLQRLQAEYVNYRKRVERDRDVAREYAVASVLESLLPVMDDVHLARQHGDLEGGPFAAIADKLEAVLGRAGLQRFGEPGEAFDPAVHEALMHTQAELAEGTDVTTVVQVLQPGYKVGDRVLRAARVAVADPQPSAE is encoded by the coding sequence ATGGCGAACGAGACCGAGGTCGAGGCTCCCCTGGAGGCGCCCTCCGGGCTGACCCCCGACCAGGACCTCGCGGCCGAGCGGCTCGCAGACCTGCAGCGCCTGCAGGCCGAGTACGTCAACTACCGCAAGCGGGTCGAGCGCGACCGCGACGTCGCGCGCGAGTACGCCGTCGCGTCGGTGCTGGAGTCGCTGCTGCCGGTGATGGACGACGTCCACCTGGCCCGCCAGCACGGTGACCTCGAGGGCGGCCCGTTCGCCGCGATCGCCGACAAGCTCGAGGCGGTGCTGGGCCGGGCCGGCCTGCAGCGCTTCGGTGAGCCGGGCGAGGCGTTCGACCCCGCCGTGCACGAGGCGCTGATGCACACGCAGGCCGAGCTGGCCGAGGGCACCGACGTCACCACGGTGGTGCAGGTGCTGCAGCCGGGCTACAAGGTGGGCGACCGCGTCCTGCGCGCAGCGCGCGTGGCGGTGGCCGACCCTCAGCCGAGCGCCGAGTAG
- a CDS encoding heat shock protein transcriptional repressor HspR, whose protein sequence is MAQRRGERAELDLDDDTPVFVISVAAQLAGMHPQTLRQYDRIGLVSPDRTRGRGRRYSARDVATLREVQRLSQDGVSLAGIKRILELETHVNALQARVLELSAELERAQASAGLSRRVFAAGPGGEVVSLLAGRRPDRSAFGPTSALVVWRPRG, encoded by the coding sequence ATGGCTCAGCGGCGTGGTGAGCGCGCCGAGCTCGACCTCGACGACGACACCCCCGTCTTCGTCATCTCCGTCGCGGCGCAGCTCGCCGGCATGCACCCGCAGACGTTGCGGCAGTACGACCGCATCGGCCTGGTGTCGCCCGACCGCACGCGCGGTCGCGGGCGGCGCTACTCCGCCCGCGACGTCGCGACGCTGCGCGAGGTGCAGCGGCTGTCTCAAGACGGCGTCAGCCTGGCCGGCATCAAACGGATCCTCGAGCTGGAGACGCACGTGAACGCCCTGCAGGCGCGGGTGCTCGAGCTCAGCGCCGAGCTCGAGCGCGCGCAGGCCAGCGCCGGGCTCTCCCGTCGAGTGTTCGCCGCCGGCCCCGGCGGCGAGGTGGTCTCGCTGCTCGCGGGACGGCGCCCGGACCGTTCCGCGTTCGGCCCGACCTCCGCGCTCGTGGTCTGGCGCCCCCGCGGCTGA
- a CDS encoding response regulator transcription factor has protein sequence MTTIRVVVVDDHPMFRLGMAAMLGSLDGIEVAGQADSAEAAFAVVDAAVDPVDVVLMDLHLGADSGVETTRELVRQHPDLRVLVVTMLEDDDSVVASVRAGARGYLLKGATPAEVERAVRAVANGEVILGPAIAARALAQLTGARPSVSPFPSLTERELEVLDLLARGLDNTSISRRLVLSPKTVRNHVSNVLTKLAVPDRSAAIVRAREAGLGVG, from the coding sequence GTGACGACGATCCGCGTGGTCGTCGTCGACGACCACCCGATGTTCCGGCTGGGCATGGCCGCGATGCTCGGCAGCCTGGACGGCATCGAGGTGGCCGGCCAGGCCGACAGCGCCGAGGCGGCCTTCGCCGTGGTCGACGCCGCCGTCGACCCCGTCGACGTGGTGCTCATGGACCTGCACCTCGGCGCCGACTCGGGCGTCGAGACCACCCGCGAGCTGGTGCGACAGCACCCCGACCTGCGCGTGCTGGTCGTGACGATGCTCGAGGACGACGACTCCGTGGTGGCCTCGGTGCGCGCCGGAGCGCGCGGTTACCTGCTCAAGGGAGCGACACCGGCGGAGGTCGAACGGGCAGTGCGGGCCGTCGCCAACGGCGAGGTGATCCTCGGGCCCGCGATCGCCGCGCGCGCGCTGGCCCAGCTGACCGGTGCTCGGCCGTCCGTCTCGCCGTTCCCGTCGCTCACCGAGCGCGAGCTCGAGGTGCTCGACCTGCTCGCGCGCGGCCTCGACAACACGTCGATCTCGCGCCGGCTGGTGCTCAGCCCGAAGACGGTGCGCAACCACGTCTCCAACGTGCTCACCAAGCTGGCCGTGCCCGACCGATCGGCCGCGATCGTGCGGGCCCGCGAGGCGGGCCTGGGCGTCGGCTGA